The Prosthecobacter dejongeii genome contains a region encoding:
- a CDS encoding D-TA family PLP-dependent enzyme, with the protein MILSPAWYHIENEAEIASPALLLYRERIEYNLQLMLEIAGGPERLRPHVKTHKLQPLIQRQVKLGITKFKAATIAEAEMCAAGGGTDVLLAMPCVGPNGHRLALLAVKFPEVKFSAIADDEASLRTLAAAAQQHGVTLGVYLELDCGMGRTGIIPGEAAAFLVHVIKDTPRLLFRGLHAYDGHIHDADLETRRSRCEAAYAPVLEFRKRLEGEGVPVGELVAGGSPTFGIHAPLLDRTLSPGTTVLWDFGYGDKHPDLPFLPAAVLLARVISKPGTNRLTLDLGHKSVAPENPHPRVRFEELPEAEVLMQSEEHLVLQTDRAHEFQIGQALHGIPRHICPTVSMHGEAVVVEGKSATQRWPITARNRRISV; encoded by the coding sequence ATGATCCTCTCTCCAGCCTGGTACCACATCGAAAATGAGGCCGAAATCGCCTCGCCTGCCCTGCTGCTCTACCGTGAGCGCATTGAGTATAATCTCCAACTCATGCTGGAGATCGCTGGTGGGCCTGAACGCCTGCGACCGCATGTGAAGACCCACAAGCTGCAGCCGCTGATCCAGCGCCAGGTAAAGTTGGGCATCACAAAGTTTAAAGCCGCCACCATCGCGGAGGCGGAAATGTGTGCAGCCGGGGGCGGTACCGATGTATTGCTGGCCATGCCTTGCGTGGGGCCGAATGGCCATCGCCTGGCCCTGCTGGCCGTAAAGTTTCCTGAAGTGAAGTTTTCCGCCATCGCGGATGACGAGGCCTCGCTGCGCACGCTCGCGGCTGCGGCCCAGCAGCACGGTGTGACGCTAGGCGTTTACCTGGAGCTAGATTGCGGCATGGGCCGCACTGGCATCATCCCTGGAGAGGCGGCGGCTTTCCTCGTGCATGTGATCAAAGACACCCCGAGACTGCTTTTCCGCGGCCTTCATGCCTATGATGGGCACATCCATGATGCAGATCTCGAGACCCGCCGCAGCCGCTGTGAGGCGGCTTATGCGCCCGTGTTGGAATTTCGCAAGCGTCTGGAGGGGGAGGGCGTGCCCGTGGGGGAATTGGTCGCCGGCGGCTCCCCCACCTTCGGCATCCACGCACCTTTGCTGGATCGCACGCTTTCCCCAGGCACCACGGTGCTGTGGGACTTTGGGTATGGGGACAAACACCCTGATTTACCTTTTTTGCCTGCCGCTGTTTTGCTCGCCCGGGTGATCAGCAAACCAGGCACGAATCGCCTGACTCTGGACCTCGGTCACAAATCCGTGGCCCCAGAAAACCCGCATCCGCGTGTCCGGTTCGAGGAACTGCCTGAGGCGGAGGTGCTGATGCAAAGTGAGGAGCACCTGGTGCTGCAAACCGACCGTGCGCACGAGTTCCAGATCGGCCAGGCTCTGCATGGCATCCCGCGCCACATCTGCCCCACCGTTTCCATGCACGGGGAAGCCGTAGTCGTGGAGGGGAAATCCGCCACCCAGCGCTGGCCCATCACCGCGCGCAATCGGCGCATCTCGGTGTGA
- a CDS encoding SDR family oxidoreductase, producing the protein MLSSFSLQGKTILLTGAAGLFGRGLATALAEAGATLIIASRSAENLQAVATAEIARGHRVHAEAFDQGDEDSILALRSRIESRFGPLHGLVNNSVLRPMKGTLGNVSQWEDSMRVNATGLMLMHRHFGSTMAEAGRGSIVNIGSIQGMIGPSYELYAGTSMGDMPPDYFFHKGGMLNLTRFYAALYGPKNVRVNCLAPGGFYNNQPELFVQRYSEHTMLNRMADDDDLGGAVVFLLSEASRYITGVNLPVDGGYTAK; encoded by the coding sequence ATGCTTTCTTCCTTTTCTCTCCAAGGTAAAACCATCCTGCTCACTGGGGCTGCGGGTCTTTTTGGCCGTGGCTTGGCCACTGCTCTGGCTGAAGCCGGGGCCACACTCATCATCGCCTCCCGCAGCGCGGAAAATCTACAGGCCGTGGCCACTGCGGAAATCGCGCGTGGGCACCGGGTGCACGCGGAGGCTTTTGATCAGGGAGATGAAGACTCTATCTTAGCCCTGCGCAGCCGCATTGAATCTCGCTTTGGTCCCCTCCATGGGCTGGTGAATAACTCCGTGCTGCGTCCGATGAAAGGCACACTGGGCAATGTGAGTCAGTGGGAAGACTCCATGCGGGTGAATGCCACGGGGCTGATGCTGATGCATCGCCATTTTGGCAGCACCATGGCTGAAGCGGGGCGCGGCAGCATCGTCAATATCGGCAGCATCCAGGGCATGATCGGCCCCAGCTATGAGCTCTATGCGGGAACCAGCATGGGTGACATGCCCCCCGATTACTTTTTTCACAAAGGCGGCATGCTGAATCTCACGCGCTTTTATGCGGCGCTTTATGGACCGAAAAACGTGCGGGTGAACTGCCTGGCACCAGGTGGGTTTTACAACAATCAGCCCGAGTTGTTTGTGCAGCGTTACAGCGAGCACACGATGCTGAATCGCATGGCGGATGACGATGATCTGGGTGGAGCTGTCGTCTTCCTGCTCAGTGAAGCTTCACGCTACATCACCGGGGTGAATCTGCCGGTGGATGGGGGTTACACCGCGAAGTGA
- a CDS encoding HpcH/HpaI aldolase family protein: MKLRPSRILRELRAGESSTILKLNLIDPRIIELAGLAGASAVWLCNEHVPNDWLNLEHQIRAAKLYDMDTIVRVNKGGYSEYVKPFECDATGIMVPHITSAEEARQVVDMVRCRPVGSKALDGGNMDGLFCQVSLSEYVHHCNTEKLVILQIESPEALEQVEEIAAVPGYDALLFGAGDFSHRVGLLGQATHPQVVAARKRVAAAALKHGKHVAVASLFGQKEEVIAEGTRIFTLGADVIELGNAMRKMVTDFHGAAGRGETDSVYASK; encoded by the coding sequence ATGAAACTACGCCCCTCCCGTATCCTGCGCGAACTGCGTGCAGGTGAGTCCTCCACGATTCTTAAACTGAATCTCATTGATCCGCGCATCATCGAATTGGCTGGTTTAGCTGGGGCCTCGGCAGTGTGGCTTTGCAATGAACATGTGCCCAACGATTGGTTGAATCTGGAACACCAGATCCGTGCTGCCAAGCTGTATGACATGGACACCATCGTGCGGGTGAATAAGGGCGGTTACAGTGAGTATGTGAAGCCCTTTGAGTGCGATGCAACTGGCATCATGGTGCCTCACATCACCAGTGCTGAAGAGGCACGGCAAGTGGTGGACATGGTGCGCTGTCGGCCGGTGGGTAGCAAAGCGCTGGATGGGGGAAACATGGATGGACTCTTTTGTCAGGTGTCGCTGAGTGAATACGTTCACCACTGCAATACTGAAAAGTTAGTTATTCTACAAATCGAGTCTCCCGAAGCTCTGGAGCAGGTGGAGGAGATTGCCGCTGTGCCGGGGTATGATGCGCTGCTGTTCGGAGCGGGGGATTTCAGCCACCGCGTGGGTTTGTTAGGCCAGGCCACCCACCCGCAAGTCGTCGCTGCCCGCAAGCGGGTGGCAGCGGCGGCATTGAAACATGGCAAGCATGTCGCCGTGGCCTCGCTCTTTGGTCAAAAGGAGGAGGTCATCGCCGAAGGCACCCGCATCTTCACGCTAGGGGCGGATGTGATCGAGCTTGGCAACGCTATGCGCAAGATGGTGACAGATTTCCACGGGGCGGCAGGGCGCGGTGAGACGGACTCGGTTTACGCTTCCAAATAA
- the dnaK gene encoding molecular chaperone DnaK: MSKILGIDLGTTNSCMAVLDGGKATVLENSEGARTTPSVVAFTKSGERVVGQAAKRQAVTNPRNTVFSVKRLMGRKFAELTEADKRMPYKIVAAANGDAHVQVEVGGETKTYSPQEVSAMILAKLKADAEAKLGEAITEAVITVPAYFNDSQRNATKAAGEIAGLNVRRIINEPTAAALAYGLDSKSDEKVAVYDLGGGTFDISVLEIGDGVFEVLATDGDTHLGGDDWDNTLITWIVNEFKTDSGIDLSGQPDALQRIKEEAEKAKIALSSSQSYDLNLPFITADATGPKHIMKTLTRAKMEQLTDNLFERTIKPVKECLAAAKLDASKIDELVLVGGMTRMPKVVETAKKLAGKDPHQGVNPDEVVAIGAAIQGGVLKGDVKDVLLLDVTPLTLSIETAGGVATPMIPRNTTIPKKHSQVFSTYADNQPGVEIVILQGERPMSRDNKTLGTFKLDGIPPLPRGQPQIEVTFDIDANGILHVSAKEKTTGKEQRISIQGSSGLSQDEIEKAKRDAEEHAEEDLKRKEAVEVKNKAEGLTFEIEKTLKEWEGKVPADQLTPITDKVAALKSAVEAGDTDKMKAQTEELEKLFAAAYQAAAQAGATGAPGGMPDMGGMAGAADAGASASEPKSQDKGKVVDADFEVVDKDK, from the coding sequence ATGAGCAAAATCCTCGGCATTGACCTCGGCACCACCAACTCTTGCATGGCCGTCCTCGACGGTGGCAAGGCCACGGTGCTGGAAAACTCTGAAGGCGCACGCACCACGCCTTCCGTCGTCGCTTTCACCAAGAGCGGCGAACGTGTCGTCGGTCAGGCTGCCAAGCGCCAGGCCGTGACGAACCCCCGCAACACCGTTTTCTCCGTGAAGCGCCTCATGGGCCGCAAGTTCGCTGAACTCACTGAGGCCGACAAGCGCATGCCTTACAAGATAGTGGCCGCCGCCAATGGCGATGCCCACGTGCAGGTGGAAGTGGGTGGCGAAACCAAAACCTACTCCCCCCAGGAAGTCAGCGCCATGATCCTGGCCAAGCTGAAGGCTGATGCTGAAGCCAAACTCGGCGAAGCCATCACGGAAGCCGTGATCACCGTCCCTGCTTACTTCAATGACAGCCAGCGTAACGCCACCAAGGCCGCAGGCGAAATCGCCGGCCTGAACGTCCGCCGCATCATCAATGAGCCGACCGCTGCCGCCCTCGCTTACGGCCTGGACAGCAAGTCCGACGAAAAAGTCGCCGTGTATGACCTGGGCGGTGGTACCTTCGACATCTCCGTGCTGGAAATCGGCGACGGCGTCTTCGAAGTGCTGGCCACCGATGGCGACACCCACCTGGGCGGTGACGACTGGGACAACACTCTGATCACCTGGATCGTCAACGAATTCAAAACCGACAGCGGCATTGACCTCAGCGGCCAGCCTGACGCGCTTCAGCGCATCAAGGAAGAAGCTGAAAAGGCCAAGATCGCCCTTAGCTCCAGCCAGAGCTACGATCTGAACCTGCCCTTCATCACTGCCGACGCCACTGGGCCAAAGCACATCATGAAGACCCTCACCCGCGCCAAGATGGAGCAGCTCACAGACAACCTGTTCGAGCGCACCATCAAGCCCGTGAAAGAGTGCCTGGCTGCTGCCAAGCTGGACGCCAGTAAGATCGACGAACTCGTCCTCGTGGGCGGGATGACCCGCATGCCGAAAGTGGTGGAAACCGCCAAGAAATTGGCTGGCAAAGACCCTCACCAGGGCGTGAACCCAGACGAAGTGGTGGCCATCGGTGCTGCCATCCAGGGCGGCGTGCTGAAAGGCGACGTCAAGGACGTGCTCCTCCTCGATGTGACCCCGCTGACGCTCTCCATCGAGACCGCAGGCGGTGTGGCCACCCCGATGATCCCACGTAACACGACCATCCCGAAAAAGCACAGCCAGGTGTTCTCTACCTACGCTGACAACCAGCCGGGTGTGGAAATCGTCATCCTTCAGGGTGAGCGCCCGATGTCCCGCGACAACAAGACGCTGGGTACCTTCAAGCTCGACGGCATCCCGCCGCTGCCACGTGGCCAACCCCAGATCGAAGTCACCTTCGACATTGACGCCAACGGCATCCTTCACGTCTCCGCCAAGGAAAAAACCACGGGCAAGGAACAGCGCATCTCCATCCAGGGCAGCTCCGGCCTCAGCCAGGACGAGATCGAAAAAGCCAAACGCGATGCTGAAGAGCACGCCGAGGAAGACCTGAAGCGCAAAGAAGCCGTGGAAGTGAAGAACAAGGCGGAAGGCCTGACCTTCGAGATCGAGAAGACGCTGAAAGAATGGGAAGGCAAAGTCCCAGCCGACCAGCTCACCCCGATCACCGACAAGGTGGCCGCGCTGAAGTCTGCTGTCGAAGCCGGTGACACCGACAAGATGAAGGCCCAGACCGAAGAACTGGAAAAACTCTTCGCCGCTGCCTACCAGGCCGCTGCCCAGGCTGGTGCCACCGGTGCCCCTGGCGGTATGCCCGACATGGGCGGCATGGCCGGAGCCGCCGACGCAGGCGCCTCTGCCTCCGAACCTAAGTCCCAGGACAAAGGCAAGGTCGTGGACGCCGACTTCGAAGTCGTGGACAAAGATAAGTAA
- a CDS encoding alpha/beta hydrolase has product MKWFFLPLFSLTLTAAEPLKLPLWPEGAPGEMKAPSAATAEFIQKRAGKSTVTNVTSPTITVYQPDKPNGTSVIVAPGGAYAFLSAVHEGTQVCEWLNTLGVTGVLLTYRTPTRDETPPHEKPVQDAQKALEIIRQHATEWKLNPKRVGLLGFSAGGNLLGHLACDRDSKTNAQRPDFGIMIYGGGFLDPADPFKLNPAFTVPADAPPMFLACASDDGNNPVAATLLYLEYKKQKRSAELHLFSAGGHGFGMRDNKQPINAWPARCAEWMGSMGWLP; this is encoded by the coding sequence ATGAAATGGTTCTTTCTTCCTCTTTTCAGTCTTACGCTCACCGCGGCCGAGCCGTTAAAGCTACCTCTGTGGCCTGAAGGCGCACCTGGAGAGATGAAAGCCCCCTCTGCCGCCACGGCGGAGTTCATTCAGAAGCGGGCGGGCAAGAGCACGGTGACGAACGTCACCTCCCCTACGATCACGGTTTACCAGCCAGATAAACCGAATGGTACGAGCGTCATCGTAGCTCCAGGTGGGGCCTATGCGTTTCTTTCCGCTGTGCATGAAGGCACGCAGGTCTGTGAATGGCTGAATACCCTGGGAGTCACGGGCGTGCTGCTGACTTACCGCACCCCCACGCGGGATGAAACACCTCCCCATGAGAAGCCGGTGCAGGATGCTCAAAAGGCCCTGGAGATCATCCGTCAACACGCCACTGAGTGGAAGCTGAACCCCAAACGTGTGGGCCTCCTCGGCTTTAGCGCGGGGGGCAATCTGTTGGGCCATCTGGCCTGTGATCGCGATTCCAAGACGAATGCTCAGCGCCCAGATTTTGGCATCATGATCTACGGCGGCGGTTTCCTAGATCCTGCGGATCCCTTCAAGCTGAATCCTGCTTTCACGGTGCCTGCCGATGCGCCGCCCATGTTCCTCGCCTGTGCCAGTGACGATGGCAATAACCCGGTAGCTGCCACCCTGCTTTACCTGGAGTATAAAAAGCAAAAACGCTCTGCCGAACTGCACCTCTTTTCCGCCGGCGGTCATGGCTTTGGCATGAGGGATAACAAACAGCCTATCAACGCCTGGCCCGCCCGTTGTGCTGAATGGATGGGCAGCATGGGCTGGTTGCCGTGA
- a CDS encoding RidA family protein — MNHPLVSYPQNPDTPTSHLPFSPSVVVGDLIFVSGQASVDETGKIVSDSFEGEFRRSVENLRKVLEAAGSDLAHVVQTRNYVRDAEDVATFNQLYREYFSAPFPARTTITNCLPPSLRYEIEAVAVKANRAS, encoded by the coding sequence ATGAATCATCCCCTGGTCTCCTACCCGCAGAATCCCGATACACCCACCTCGCACCTGCCCTTCAGCCCCAGCGTGGTGGTGGGGGACCTGATCTTCGTTTCTGGCCAAGCCTCCGTGGATGAAACGGGGAAAATTGTCAGCGACAGCTTTGAGGGCGAATTTCGCCGTTCGGTGGAAAACCTGCGCAAGGTGCTGGAAGCGGCAGGCAGTGACCTGGCCCACGTGGTGCAGACCCGCAACTACGTGCGCGATGCAGAAGACGTGGCCACGTTTAACCAACTGTATCGCGAATACTTCAGCGCTCCCTTCCCCGCCCGCACCACGATCACGAACTGCCTGCCGCCTTCGTTGCGGTATGAGATCGAAGCGGTGGCGGTGAAGGCGAATCGAGCCTCTTAG
- a CDS encoding acylphosphatase: MIAKQVIYTGRVQGVGFRYSTKQIAAGYEVTGTVKNLPDGRVQLQAMSQDAEELEAFLAAIDESNLGSLIKEREVSVIPALLGQRSFSIER, from the coding sequence ATGATTGCCAAGCAAGTCATCTACACCGGTCGCGTCCAGGGCGTGGGCTTTCGTTACTCTACCAAACAAATCGCGGCGGGGTATGAAGTCACAGGCACAGTCAAAAATCTGCCCGATGGTCGGGTGCAGTTGCAGGCCATGTCGCAAGATGCCGAGGAATTGGAGGCCTTTCTCGCGGCCATTGATGAGAGCAACTTGGGCTCGCTGATCAAGGAACGTGAAGTGTCCGTGATTCCCGCCCTGCTCGGCCAGCGGAGTTTCAGCATCGAGCGTTGA
- a CDS encoding magnesium transporter CorA family protein, with protein MVRLITQQGQLFDWQDEKVRPFPDNLVYLDLLNPSRAEELEAESWLEHGLPTREEMQEIEESSRLYTEHGALYMTAWIPVGLDTPDPDTTAITFVLAPDCLTTVRYADPMAFRVMVEQVRRQCSCPMSSDAVFLTLCELIVARIADALQAVESDLKKIGREVFSLDPNKANAAVEKDLGDVVRTLGRRSALVANLRESLVSVNRMLQFFLNNAATWMRSDLAAQFRSVMRDVKSLDDYTNQQQQEMTFLLESTLGLINIQQNQIIKIFTIASVLFMPPTLIASLYGMNFEHMPELKLPWAYPAVICVLVISALLPIWWFKRKKLL; from the coding sequence ATGGTTCGACTCATCACCCAGCAAGGTCAGCTCTTCGATTGGCAGGACGAGAAGGTACGTCCCTTCCCGGACAATCTGGTGTACTTAGACCTCCTGAATCCTTCCCGTGCGGAGGAACTGGAGGCGGAAAGCTGGCTGGAGCACGGCCTCCCGACCCGGGAAGAGATGCAGGAGATCGAGGAATCCAGCCGACTCTACACAGAGCACGGTGCCCTGTACATGACGGCGTGGATTCCCGTAGGACTGGACACGCCCGATCCTGACACCACCGCCATCACCTTTGTGCTGGCTCCCGACTGCCTGACGACAGTCCGTTACGCAGATCCCATGGCTTTCCGGGTCATGGTGGAGCAGGTCCGCCGCCAGTGTTCCTGCCCCATGAGCAGCGATGCCGTGTTTTTGACCCTGTGTGAACTCATCGTGGCCCGCATCGCCGATGCGCTGCAGGCCGTGGAATCCGACCTGAAAAAGATTGGTCGTGAGGTCTTCAGCCTGGATCCAAATAAGGCGAATGCCGCTGTGGAAAAAGACCTGGGAGACGTCGTCCGCACCCTGGGCCGCCGCAGTGCCCTAGTCGCGAATCTGCGTGAAAGCCTCGTGAGTGTGAACCGCATGCTGCAGTTCTTTTTAAACAATGCCGCGACCTGGATGCGCAGCGACCTCGCGGCCCAGTTCCGCAGCGTGATGCGCGACGTGAAGTCTCTGGATGACTACACCAACCAACAGCAGCAGGAGATGACCTTTCTCCTCGAGTCCACCCTGGGCCTCATCAACATCCAGCAGAACCAAATCATCAAGATCTTCACCATCGCCAGCGTGTTGTTCATGCCGCCGACGCTCATCGCCAGCCTGTATGGCATGAACTTTGAGCACATGCCTGAGCTGAAGCTGCCCTGGGCCTACCCAGCCGTCATCTGCGTGCTGGTGATTTCCGCCCTGCTGCCCATCTGGTGGTTCAAGCGTAAAAAGCTGCTCTGA
- the groL gene encoding chaperonin GroEL (60 kDa chaperone family; promotes refolding of misfolded polypeptides especially under stressful conditions; forms two stacked rings of heptamers to form a barrel-shaped 14mer; ends can be capped by GroES; misfolded proteins enter the barrel where they are refolded when GroES binds), producing MAKQLHFDESARQALLRGVTKLARAVKATLGPAGRNVILEKKFGSPTITKDGVTVAKEIELPDPYENMGAQLIKEVSSKTSDIAGDGTTTATVLAEAIYSEGLRNVTAGANPTSLQRGILKATEAIVAKLKEISTPVKDSKEVAQVATVSANWDTAIGNIIAEAMDKVGKEGTITVEEAKSIETTLDVVEGMQFDKGYLSPYFVTDAESMEANLESAFILIHEKKISSLKDMLPLLEKVARSGKPLLIIAEDVEGEALATLVVNKLRGTLNIVAVKAPGFGDRRKAMLEDIAILTGGRCITEDLGIKLENIELSDLGQAKRITIGKESTVIVEGEGGSEAISGRVSQIKRQIEETTSDYDREKLQERLAKLAGGVAVINVGAATETEMKEKKARVEDALHATRAAVEEGIVPGGGVALIRAQAAIGDLGLTGDEKTGAEIVARAIEAPLRQLAANAGVEGALIVAEVKKGKGNEGYNVATGEYTDLIKAGVVDPAKVTRSALQNAASISGLLLTTECLIADIPKEEKADGGHAHDHGGMM from the coding sequence ATGGCAAAACAACTCCACTTCGACGAATCCGCACGTCAGGCCCTCCTGCGCGGCGTCACCAAACTGGCTCGTGCCGTCAAGGCTACCCTTGGCCCTGCAGGCCGTAACGTCATCCTTGAAAAGAAATTCGGTTCCCCAACGATCACCAAAGACGGTGTGACCGTGGCCAAGGAAATCGAGCTTCCTGATCCGTATGAAAACATGGGCGCCCAGCTCATCAAGGAAGTCTCCTCCAAGACCTCCGACATCGCTGGTGACGGCACCACGACCGCTACGGTCCTGGCTGAAGCCATCTACTCCGAAGGTCTCCGCAACGTGACCGCTGGTGCTAACCCAACCTCCCTTCAGCGCGGTATCCTTAAGGCGACCGAAGCCATCGTGGCCAAGCTGAAAGAAATCAGCACCCCCGTGAAGGACAGCAAGGAAGTGGCCCAGGTCGCGACCGTGTCTGCCAACTGGGACACCGCGATCGGCAACATCATCGCCGAAGCTATGGACAAAGTGGGCAAGGAAGGCACGATCACCGTCGAAGAAGCCAAGTCCATCGAAACCACCCTCGACGTTGTCGAAGGCATGCAGTTCGACAAAGGCTACCTGTCCCCTTACTTCGTCACGGACGCTGAGTCCATGGAAGCGAACCTTGAGTCCGCCTTCATCCTCATCCACGAGAAGAAGATCAGCAGCCTGAAAGACATGCTTCCTCTGCTTGAGAAAGTCGCTCGCTCCGGCAAGCCTCTCCTCATCATCGCTGAAGACGTGGAAGGCGAAGCCCTGGCGACTCTCGTCGTCAACAAGCTCCGTGGCACGCTCAACATCGTGGCCGTCAAAGCTCCTGGCTTCGGCGACCGCCGCAAGGCCATGCTGGAAGACATCGCCATCCTCACCGGTGGTCGCTGCATCACCGAAGACCTCGGCATCAAGCTTGAAAACATCGAGCTTTCTGACCTGGGCCAGGCTAAGCGCATCACGATCGGCAAAGAGTCCACCGTCATCGTCGAAGGTGAAGGCGGCAGCGAGGCCATCTCCGGCCGCGTCAGCCAGATCAAGCGCCAGATCGAAGAAACCACCAGCGATTACGACCGTGAGAAGCTCCAGGAGCGTCTTGCCAAGCTGGCCGGCGGTGTGGCCGTCATCAACGTCGGTGCTGCTACCGAAACCGAGATGAAGGAAAAGAAAGCCCGTGTGGAAGACGCCCTTCACGCCACCCGCGCTGCGGTGGAAGAAGGCATTGTTCCTGGCGGTGGTGTCGCACTCATCCGCGCTCAGGCCGCCATCGGCGACCTCGGCCTCACGGGTGACGAGAAGACCGGTGCTGAGATCGTGGCTCGCGCCATCGAGGCTCCTCTTCGTCAATTGGCAGCCAATGCTGGCGTCGAAGGCGCACTCATCGTCGCTGAAGTCAAGAAGGGCAAAGGCAACGAAGGTTACAACGTGGCCACAGGTGAATACACCGACCTTATCAAGGCGGGTGTCGTTGACCCAGCCAAGGTGACTCGTAGCGCTCTCCAGAACGCTGCCTCCATCTCCGGCCTGCTTCTGACCACAGAGTGCCTCATCGCCGACATTCCGAAGGAAGAGAAGGCCGATGGCGGCCACGCTCATGACCACGGCGGCATGATGTAA
- a CDS encoding co-chaperone GroES gives MATAITPLGRRVLLKRSISEEKTAGGIFLPDTAKEKPQEAEVLALGTGKDDEGKDVSTLFTVKAGDKVLISKYGGTEVKVNGEDLLIVNETDILGIIA, from the coding sequence ATGGCTACCGCAATCACCCCGCTTGGACGTCGCGTCCTCCTCAAGCGCTCCATCAGCGAAGAAAAAACCGCCGGTGGAATCTTCCTTCCAGACACCGCCAAAGAAAAGCCACAGGAAGCTGAAGTGCTCGCCCTTGGCACTGGCAAGGACGACGAAGGCAAAGACGTCAGCACACTCTTCACGGTGAAGGCTGGCGACAAGGTCCTCATCTCCAAATACGGCGGCACCGAAGTCAAAGTGAACGGCGAAGACCTCCTCATCGTCAACGAAACCGACATCCTGGGCATCATCGCCTAA